In Tachysurus fulvidraco isolate hzauxx_2018 chromosome 1, HZAU_PFXX_2.0, whole genome shotgun sequence, a single window of DNA contains:
- the LOC125146007 gene encoding uncharacterized protein LOC125146007 encodes MFLYNGIKDSSYRMKCLLCLPKNTEILAFKNSPSNLKKHIERKHVHHLKRYEGLTSTKRKRAPETPTTTSSIKQTTLVNSRTVSQRPIDKAIVTYVVQGLQPFHVVEEQAFQDFVKELQPNAKIMSRLTLRSMIDDASRGMKRAVTEAMRGVDHIATTTDCWSVRRRSFIGVTAHWIDPDSLKRCSAALACKQLRGLDTFDVLASALNDIHSEFEIRGKIVRTTTDNASDFKSV; translated from the exons ATGTTTCTATACAATGGTAtaaaagattcttcctaccggatgaagtgcctcttatgcctaccgaaaaacACAGAAATTTTGGCATTCAAAAACTCCCCGTCCAACCTGAAGAAGCACATCGAG AGAAAGCATGTACACCACCTCAAAAGGTATGAAGGGCTTACGTCAACAAAGAGAAAAAGGGCTCCTGAGACTCCTACCACCACCTCCAGCATCAAGCAGACCACATTGGTGAACTCCAGGACTGTGTCTCAAAGGCCCATTGACAAAGCTATAGTGACTTATGTGGTCCAAGGACTCCAGCCATTCCATGTTGTTGAAGAACAAGCATTTCAAGATTTTGTGAAGGAACTGCAGCCTAATGCAAAAATTATGTCACGGCTGACTCTGCGCTCCATGATTGATGATGCCTCCAGGGGAATGAAGAGGGCTGTGACTGAGGCCATGAGGGGAGTTGACCATATCGCCACCACCACCGACTGCTGGTCTGTCAGAAGGCGGAGCTTCATTGGTGTTACTGCCCATTGGATTGACCCCGACAGTCTCAAAAGATGCTCAGCAGCCCTAGCCTGTAAACAGCTGAGAGGTTTGGACACATTTGATGTTTTGGCAAGTGCCCTGAATGACATCCACTCTGAATTTGAAATTCGAGGGAAGATTGTGCGAACAACAACAGACAATGCCTCAGACTTTAAAAGCGTTTAA